Proteins from a genomic interval of Scylla paramamosain isolate STU-SP2022 chromosome 26, ASM3559412v1, whole genome shotgun sequence:
- the LOC135113511 gene encoding unconventional myosin-XVIIIa-like, which yields MFGFMKKDKDKDEDRRKKKDKKERKEAKRSKDRATLTLDELKRLDEARRSLIGKSRKKKDDKLPSGITADYMEQFRSGLDLDQSEVDLSSAGTFQELRDRYEALASASSLQSDSSSDGVSLRSGGGLAPRPPKRGILKGRCSSEMEGLEYQGVSGDIDDESSLMENTRQNELIMYENLRQERSLLLDCQRQIHANAQANARRLSNGSGPVSPRSPQGQPFIPMLSPQHHGKVLEASLPSTPTSPVPVGEGVGHHHTKTFAADLRLPALVPPQAPAPRTLTIDRSPAGDFGFSLRRAQVVERGPDNTETRRTIVFAEPGTVGRANVTGLLPGDRLLQVNGISVENKIRDEIIELIKASPNCVTLVNRT from the coding sequence ATGTTTGGGTTcatgaagaaagacaaggacaaggatgaggacaggaggaagaagaaggacaagaaggagcGGAAGGAGGCGAAGCGCTCCAAGGACCGCGCCACGCTCACACTGGACGAGCTCAAGCGGCTGGACGAGGCGCGCCGCAGCCTTATTGGCAAGAGCCGCAAGAAGAAGGATGACAAGCTGCCCAGCGGCATCACGGCGGACTATATGGAGCAGTTTAGGTCTGGCCTGGACCTGGACCAGTCCGAGGTGGACCTGAGTTCGGCGGGCACCTTCCAGGAGCTGCGGGACCGCTACGAGGCCCTCGCTTCCGCCTCCAGCTTGCAGAGCGACTCCAGCAGCGACGGCGTGTCCCTGCGCTCCGGCGGCGGCCTGGCCCCGCGGCCCCCCAAGCGGGGCATCCTGAAGGGACGGTGTAGCAGCGAGATGGAGGGCCTGGAGTACCAGGGTGTGTCCGGGGACATTGATGACGAGTCCAGCCTGATGGAGAACACGCGGCAGAACGAGCTCATCATGTACGAGAACCTGCGGCAGGAGCGCAGCCTGCTGCTGGACTGCCAGCGGCAGATCCACGCCAACGCACAGGCCAACGCCAGGCGGCTGTCCAACGGCTCTGGCCCTGTCAGCCCCCGCAGCCCCCAGGGGCAGCCCTTCATCCCCATGCTGTCTCCGCAGCACCACGGCAAGGTGCTGGAGGCCAGCCTGCCCTCCACGCCCACCAGCCCCGTGCCTGTGGGCGAGGGCGTgggtcaccaccacaccaagacCTTCGCCGCGGACCTGCGGCTGCCTGCCCTCGTGCCGCCCCAGGCCCCGGCGCCCCGCACCCTCACCATAGACCGCTCCCCTGCGGGAGACTTCGGGTTCTCTCTGCGGCGCGCCCAGGTGGTGGAGCGCGGCCCCGATAACACGGAGACGCGGCGCACCATCGTGTTCGCGGAGCCCGGCACGGTGGGGCGCGCCAACGTGACGGGGCTGCTGCCGGGCGACAGACTGCTGCAGGTGAACGGCATCAGTGTGGAGAACAAAATACGCGACGAGATCATTGAGCTCATCAAGGCCTCGCCCAACTGTGTCACGCTCGTG